The Faecalibacter sp. LW9 genome has a segment encoding these proteins:
- a CDS encoding MauE/DoxX family redox-associated membrane protein — protein MKAIRNYGVDVISALFILLFVYAAFSKALDFETFQVQLGQSPVIGTYAEFISYGILIFEFIVALLLGLTRTRLLGFYGALSLMIMFTVYIIIIMHFAPFTPCSCGGILDDMGWKEHLVFNVFFLLLSILAFIIYYKDIKLYAMILTLFLSFSIPILLYTISETKYLDRGNFIRNYKWSLEMNKSYTLKNFNFYFIGYHDCKVYFGDTQAPLYVYLYDLENDKWEEKKIILDDYELPFRSVRIQINYPHFYVIDGTIPIVYQGKIDEWKAIRMHELFNDLYFSKSLITNNNLFVFRNLNSKTRKFTIGYQNLIDPNDRLITTELFNEYDNVFEQDGILLYDSLLEQLIYVFYYLNHYVVISPGLDQYTKEFTIVTNAENTFETIRTGTKVQLKSYIPIKNRLASVSGGKLIINSNELSQYDDPKDLKTHSIFDIYDYRTSKYFMSFKIPISKYQVKDILSTENYFFSIIGNEFRIYELKHQLAN, from the coding sequence ATGAAAGCAATTAGGAATTATGGTGTTGATGTCATCAGTGCTTTATTTATTTTACTATTTGTGTATGCAGCTTTTAGCAAAGCACTTGATTTTGAAACATTCCAGGTACAGTTGGGGCAATCACCAGTTATAGGCACTTATGCTGAATTTATTTCTTATGGTATTCTTATTTTTGAATTCATTGTTGCCTTATTGCTTGGATTAACACGTACTCGACTTCTGGGTTTTTACGGTGCTCTATCGTTGATGATTATGTTTACTGTTTATATTATCATCATTATGCATTTTGCTCCCTTTACCCCTTGTAGTTGTGGTGGGATATTGGATGATATGGGATGGAAAGAGCATTTAGTATTTAATGTATTTTTTCTCTTGCTATCTATTTTAGCATTCATAATTTATTATAAAGATATCAAGCTTTATGCTATGATTCTAACTCTGTTTCTTTCATTTTCAATTCCTATTCTTTTATATACTATTTCTGAAACAAAATATTTAGATCGAGGAAATTTTATACGTAATTATAAATGGTCTTTAGAAATGAATAAGTCATATACATTAAAAAATTTTAATTTTTATTTTATTGGTTATCATGATTGTAAAGTATACTTTGGTGATACTCAAGCACCCTTATATGTATACCTATATGATCTCGAAAATGATAAATGGGAAGAAAAGAAGATTATTCTTGATGATTATGAATTACCTTTTCGTTCTGTAAGAATTCAAATTAATTATCCTCATTTCTATGTTATTGATGGTACTATTCCAATCGTATATCAAGGAAAAATAGATGAATGGAAGGCTATAAGAATGCATGAATTATTTAATGATTTGTATTTTTCTAAGTCTTTAATCACAAATAATAATTTGTTCGTATTTCGAAATTTAAATTCTAAAACAAGAAAATTCACCATTGGTTATCAGAATTTAATTGACCCTAATGATCGATTAATCACTACTGAATTGTTTAATGAATATGATAATGTATTTGAACAAGATGGTATTTTACTCTATGACTCTTTATTGGAACAATTGATTTATGTGTTTTATTATTTAAATCATTATGTTGTTATATCTCCAGGATTAGATCAATATACTAAAGAATTTACAATTGTCACTAACGCGGAGAATACCTTTGAGACTATAAGAACAGGTACTAAGGTTCAGCTCAAATCATATATCCCAATAAAAAATCGTTTGGCTTCAGTATCAGGTGGGAAACTAATTATTAATTCAAATGAGCTCAGTCAGTATGATGATCCAAAGGATTTAAAAACTCATTCTATTTTTGATATATACGATTATAGAACTTCAAAATATTTCATGAGTTTTAAAATACCCATTTCCAAATATCAAGTTAAAGATATACTCAGTACAGAAAATTATTTTTTCAGTATTATAGGCAATGAATTTAGAATATATGAACTCAAACATCAATTGGCCAATTGA